The sequence GGACGAGGGCGATGCGGTCGCCGACATGGCGCGCGTGCCCGGTTAGGACGCTTTCGTCGCGAAAGTCGTTCTGCCCGGGGAACCATTCTCCGCTGTTATATTTGTTCTCCGGCGCGTCGCGGAAGGTCAGGACGACGACGCCGTCGATTTTCTCCGCCTCGGAGGCGTCGATATTTTTCACGATCGCGTTCGGCTGGGAGCTGAGCAGCGGCACGCCGACCAGCGTGTCCTGGGGGAGAGAATCGGCCAAGTAATCGTACGCGCCGCGCACCTTGTCCGCCGCATCTTCGCGTATCACACGCCTGCCGATGTATTTGTAATCCTCTTTATTCATCGGCCGCCCTCCTCTCAGCGAGCTTCGCGCATAGGTCCTGCGCGAGCGCGCGCAGCACCGACTGCTTGTAGGGAAGCGTCGGACGCCCCGGTATCGCTTCGACCGCTAAAGCGCAGAGCGCCTCTGGGAGGCTCTTTTCCAAGCCCGGCGCGCCCATCGCGGCTTCGGCCGCGGCGCAGCGCCTGGCGGCGACGCCGAGCGTCCCGACGAAGAGCCTGCCCTCTTTATAGAGGCCCCCTTGCGGGCGCACCGCGGCCGCGACGTTTATCCTCGATATGCTGACCTGGCTTCTGCTGCCGACCTTCAAAAAAGCGGAAATCCTTTCGGTGTCCGCCGGGATGATAAATTCTTTGATGAGCTCTCCTTCGGCCAGGTTGTTCTTGTTGCGCCCGACGATCTCCTCAACGGGTACACGCCTCTTTCCTTCGGCCGACGCCGCGACCGCTTCGGCGCCGAGCGCCGCCAGCGCCGGCGGTGTGTCGGCGGCGGGCGAAGAGTTCGCTACGTTGCCGCCCACCGTGGCGCGGTTCCTTATCTGCTCGGAGCCCATGACGTAGGCCGCGTCGGCGAGAGCCGACGCGTATTTCCTCACAAGGGCGCTTCTGTGCAGCGACGTCATAGTCTCAAGGGCGCCTATCCGCAGATATCCTCCGTCAAGCGATATGCCCCTCATCTCATCTATCAGCGAGAGGTCGGCCACAACAGCGTCGTCGGAAAGCCTGCCGCGATTTCTTATGATCCAGTCGGTGCCCCCCGCGACGAAGGTCACGCCGGCGCGCCGGAGCGAAAATAGCTCGCTCAGCGAGCGAGGGCGTTCAAGCGCCGTCATTCTTTATCTCCGAGCCGCTTAGCGGCGGCCTCCACGGCGTTCACGATCGGCAGGTAGCCGGTGCAGCGACAGATGTTGCCCGCGATCGCGCGTTTTATCTCGCCGCGCGTCGGGTGCGGATTCTTCAGCAGCAGCGCTTTGGCCGACATGATCATGCCCGGCGTGCAGAAGCCGCACTGCGTCGCATCGCAGTCGATAAAGGCCTGCTGTATCGCGTCGAGCTCTCCGTCCGCCTCAAGCCCCTCGATCGTCGTCACCTCGCGCCCGCACGCCTGCACGGCCGGCACCACGCATGAGCACACCGCGTCGCCGTCGAGCAGCACAGTGCACGCTCCGCATTCGCCGGCGCCGCAGCCCTCCTTCACGCCGGTGAGCCTGAAATCGTTCCGCAGCATGTCTATCAGCCGCGTATCGGCGCCGACGTCAGCCATCCTTCTTTTTCCGTTGACTTTCAATGAGATACGCATCTTTATCCTCCAACAGCCGACACAGCAGAAGTTCTCCCAGCCCGCGCGCGGCCCCTCTACATCGCCTCCGGCGCCGAGCGTTCGAAAGTTTTTTCGTAAAGCCGGTAGGCCCTATCCTTCTACGACCCGCCGTCAATATTTTACGACGACGCCGTCAATCGAACGTCAAAAAAATTCCCCGCAAAAACGCCGAGCGCCACCGCCGTTTTTACGCTTCGGCTTTATGCTGATATAATCTATTCAGGACGTCGACGGAAGAGGGCAACCGCATGAAGCTTAAAATTTCGCTGCTTGGCAACAGCTTTATAGAGTATGGCGGGAAAAAAGTCGTCTTTCAGCTCCACAAAGCTGAGAGCCTGTTCTACTACGTCGCCCTCAACGGCGAGACCGCGCGCGACGAACTGAAATCCCTCTTCTGGTGCGATAAAAGCGAATCGCAGGCCTCCGCGAACCTTAGAAACGCGCTCTACTTGATAAAAAACACGATGCCGGAAGCCGTCGAGGTGAACCGGCGCACGGTGCGCGCCGCGCCCTTCGAAGACGACGTAGGCGTGCTCGCGCCCCTTTCGGACCCGAGCGTCCCGCTGCCGCCGCGGATATTCGCGGCGCCGCTCAAGGGGCTTGCTCCAACGGGGTCGCCGGCGTTTGCGGAATGGCTCGAGGCGGAGAGGGAAAAGATTCGCCAAGGGCTCGTCGAACTGATAAAAAAGCGCGTCGCCGCCGCTTACGAGACGCAGGACGGCGGCGCCGTCGAAGAATCGCTTTCCGCGCTGCTGAGGCTCGACCCCTTCGACGAGGGCTCGGTGCTCGAACTCATGGAACTTTACTCCGACACTGGGCGCTTCAGCCGAGCGGCGGAGCTCTTCCGCGGCTACTCCGAGGCGCTCGGCGCGAAGCTCTCGCTCTCCCCCTCCGAAAGGGCGGTAAGATTTTATGCGAAGCTGACGAGCGCGCAGAATAAAAAAGGGAGACGGAACAAATTTTGGTGCCGCGAACGTGAGCTTGCGCTGCTCTCGGAAAAACTTTCGTCGGGCGCGCCCGCCCTCATATTCATACACGGCGAAGCCGGCATAGGGAAATCAGCGCTGATAGGCGAGCTGCTCTCCGAGATGCCAGCCGGCGAAACTTCCGTCCTCTCGGCGAAGGCCACGCCGGTCGGCGGCAGCTACGCTTACTCGTCGTGGAACAACATACTGAAAGAATTATCCGCGTTGCTCGCGCGCGACGGAGCGCTGCCGGACAAAAGGAGCGTTTCCATGCTGGCCGCGATATTCCCCGGCTTCATGAACGGCGAGAGGCTCTCCTTCAACGCCGACATATCGAGCGTCGCGGAGATAAATCCGATCGCCCTCGCCTCGGTGATAGCCGAGCTCGCTGCCGCCGCGGCGAAACGGCGCCGCCTTATATTCGTCTTCGAAGACATACATTGGTTCGACGCGAAATCAGCCGAGCTGCTCTGCGCCTTTCTTTCCTGCGCGCCGCAGGCGGACGCGATAGTCTCAAGCCGCCCGGAATCGGCGCGAGCGACGCTTGCCGCGTTGAAGCGAGCGAAGAGCGGGCGCGAGGTCACGGAGGTCGAACTCGCCCCCTTCAGCAACGAGGAGATAAAATTCATAAGCCGCGGCATGCTGCCCGAAAGCACGATAAGAGAGCACGGGCTTTCCTTCTTCGTCCGCGAAAGCGAGGGCGTCCCGCTGATGCTTTTCGAAATGCTGCGCGCGTTGAAAGAAAATCCGGGCTCGGACTGCACGAGGGGACTCGGCGCGTTGATACTCGAACGCATCGGCGAACTGAGCCGGCGCGAACGCGACGTGCTGAACGCCGTCGCGGTCTGCTCGGGAGCGCCGGCGGAGACGATATCAGAGATAACTGCGATACCGATAGAAGACACACTGGCGTCGGCCGAACTGTTGATCGCGCGCGGCCTGCTGCGCGAACGCGGCGATGCCGCCGGCTCAGTGCTCGAACTGACTCACCTCAGGCTGCGCGACTGCGTCTACGGCTCCATACCGGCCGCGAAGCGCAGAGAGCTGCACAGGCGCGCCGCCGCCGCTCTCAACAAAAGATACCTGCCTCAGCGCTGGGACCCCGAACTCAGCGCCGTGCTCAGCCACCACTACGCGAAGGCCGGCGAGAGGGTGCTCGAACTCAAACAGTACCTGCGCGAGCTGATATTCGACATAACACTCAACCACGATCTCTTCCCGACGCTCTCAGACCGTCTCTTCCTGTCATGCTCGATGCCCTACAGCAGCCGCGACGATACCGACAAAAAAGTCGAGCGCGTCATCTCGATACTCGACGAACTGCGCGGCTCAGAGGCCCTGACGGAAAGAGAATACGCCCGGCTCGAGGCGAGCTGCTTCGAGCTCGCCGGCGGCTATCGCATAAGCTGGGGGGAATACGCCGCGGCAAGGCTCTACATGAGTGAAGCGCTGCGCATATCGAAAGCTTACGGCTTCACCGAGACGCAGATACACTGCATCAAGCACCGCGCGTACATGTACATGCAGACGGAAGAAGCCGACAAGCTGATAGGCGCGGCGCGCGAACTGCTGCGCCTGGCGAAGGAGGCGCCGTCGCCGCACTACTTAGCTACGGCGGTGCGCTTCATAGGGATGGGCTTTACGATGAAACAGGACTACTGTCGCGCCGAAAAAATATTCTTTCGCTCCGTCGAGCTCTTCGAGCAGATGACGCTGACCGGCAGAAGATACACGCTCGGCAAGCTCGTCGCGAAATGCTACCTCGGCGAAATATACGAGAGGAGCGGCAGGCTTGAAAAAGCCGCCGAGCAGCTCGCCGAATGCACGCGAAAATGCGAGGAGATGAACCTCTTCTGGGGAAGGAGCTACTTCCACACCGCGGCCGCGAACATCGCGCTCGACGCGCGCGAGATGGACGAATTTTTCCAACACATCGACCGAGCCGCCGCTCTATTCGAAAGCTGCCGCGGAGGCCGCTGTGGCTCGATACTCTACAGCACGAAGGCGATCGCCGACGCAGAGCGCGGAGACGCCGAGGGCGCGCGCAGGGCGCTCGGCATCTCCGAACGACTGCTGCGCCTCGTCCCCAAAAAAGACTGGCGGGCTTCGCACAGCCTCGCGAAGGCCTGGGCCGCACTGAAAAGCGGCGGGGACTTCCGCGAAGAGGCGGCAGCCGCCGCGCGCCTCTACGAGGAAAACGGCTTTCCCTCGCGCGCGGCCTGGATAAGGAAAAAATTCAAAAGCGGATAACGCGACATAGCGCACGACGGCTAATAGCCAGGCGCAGCCGGCGCCCGGCCCCGCAACGCCGCGCCCCCTGAGAATCGGCGGAGCCGGCCATCTGGCCGGCTCCGCGACGTTTTTTCTTCTATTCTTGGCTTCCCCGCGCCCTGCGCGGAAATCTCCGCCTACGCCATCGTGATTACCGTCCCGGCCCTGCCTTCGAGCGCGTCGATCGCCTTCGCGAGCGACGTTATTATCGCCTTCTTGCCTGGGAAGCGGCGCGCAAACTTTATCGCGGCCATGACCTTCGGCTCCATGCTGCCGGAACCGAACTGCCCCTCCTCC is a genomic window of Synergistes jonesii containing:
- a CDS encoding (2Fe-2S)-binding protein yields the protein MRISLKVNGKRRMADVGADTRLIDMLRNDFRLTGVKEGCGAGECGACTVLLDGDAVCSCVVPAVQACGREVTTIEGLEADGELDAIQQAFIDCDATQCGFCTPGMIMSAKALLLKNPHPTRGEIKRAIAGNICRCTGYLPIVNAVEAAAKRLGDKE
- a CDS encoding FAD binding domain-containing protein, encoding MTALERPRSLSELFSLRRAGVTFVAGGTDWIIRNRGRLSDDAVVADLSLIDEMRGISLDGGYLRIGALETMTSLHRSALVRKYASALADAAYVMGSEQIRNRATVGGNVANSSPAADTPPALAALGAEAVAASAEGKRRVPVEEIVGRNKNNLAEGELIKEFIIPADTERISAFLKVGSRSQVSISRINVAAAVRPQGGLYKEGRLFVGTLGVAARRCAAAEAAMGAPGLEKSLPEALCALAVEAIPGRPTLPYKQSVLRALAQDLCAKLAERRAADE
- a CDS encoding AAA family ATPase, whose protein sequence is MKLKISLLGNSFIEYGGKKVVFQLHKAESLFYYVALNGETARDELKSLFWCDKSESQASANLRNALYLIKNTMPEAVEVNRRTVRAAPFEDDVGVLAPLSDPSVPLPPRIFAAPLKGLAPTGSPAFAEWLEAEREKIRQGLVELIKKRVAAAYETQDGGAVEESLSALLRLDPFDEGSVLELMELYSDTGRFSRAAELFRGYSEALGAKLSLSPSERAVRFYAKLTSAQNKKGRRNKFWCRERELALLSEKLSSGAPALIFIHGEAGIGKSALIGELLSEMPAGETSVLSAKATPVGGSYAYSSWNNILKELSALLARDGALPDKRSVSMLAAIFPGFMNGERLSFNADISSVAEINPIALASVIAELAAAAAKRRRLIFVFEDIHWFDAKSAELLCAFLSCAPQADAIVSSRPESARATLAALKRAKSGREVTEVELAPFSNEEIKFISRGMLPESTIREHGLSFFVRESEGVPLMLFEMLRALKENPGSDCTRGLGALILERIGELSRRERDVLNAVAVCSGAPAETISEITAIPIEDTLASAELLIARGLLRERGDAAGSVLELTHLRLRDCVYGSIPAAKRRELHRRAAAALNKRYLPQRWDPELSAVLSHHYAKAGERVLELKQYLRELIFDITLNHDLFPTLSDRLFLSCSMPYSSRDDTDKKVERVISILDELRGSEALTEREYARLEASCFELAGGYRISWGEYAAARLYMSEALRISKAYGFTETQIHCIKHRAYMYMQTEEADKLIGAARELLRLAKEAPSPHYLATAVRFIGMGFTMKQDYCRAEKIFFRSVELFEQMTLTGRRYTLGKLVAKCYLGEIYERSGRLEKAAEQLAECTRKCEEMNLFWGRSYFHTAAANIALDAREMDEFFQHIDRAAALFESCRGGRCGSILYSTKAIADAERGDAEGARRALGISERLLRLVPKKDWRASHSLAKAWAALKSGGDFREEAAAAARLYEENGFPSRAAWIRKKFKSG